Proteins encoded by one window of Amaranthus tricolor cultivar Red isolate AtriRed21 chromosome 4, ASM2621246v1, whole genome shotgun sequence:
- the LOC130810446 gene encoding calcium-dependent protein kinase 11: protein MSEKKEGSPSAPVKKLISASGTKPTSSVLPYQTPRLRDHYLIGKKLGQGQFGTTYMCTEKSTNNLYACKSIPKRKLLCKEDYEDVWREIQIMHHLSEHPNVVRIKGTYEDSVFVHLVMELCAGGELFDRIVAKGHYSERQAVQLIKTIVGVVQACHSLGVMHRDLKPENFLFDTPAEDAKLKATDFGLSVFYKPGQYFSDVVGSPYYVAPEVLCKRYGPEIDVWSAGVILYILLSGVPPFWAETESGIFRQILHGKLDFESDPWPCISDSAKDLIRKMLQRDPKKRITAYEALCHPWIVDDTIAPDKPLDSAVLTRLKHFSAMNKVKKMALRVIAERLSEEEIGGLKELFKMIDTDNSGSITFEELKVGLQKVGSEMMESDIKALMNAADIDNNGTIDYGEFLAATLHMNKMEREENLVAAFKYFDKDGSGYITIDELQQACKEFGLGDGHLDETIKEIDLDNDGRIDFAEFAAMMKKGDSGDGGRTMRGNLNFSLADALGVNESAPDSSS, encoded by the exons ATGTCGGAAAAGAAAGAAGGGTCACCATCGGCACCTGTGAAGAAGCTAATAAGCGCATCTGGGACGAAACCCACATCATCTGTATTACCGTATCAAACCCCACGTTTAAGGGATCATTATTTGATTGGAAAAAAGTTGGGTCAAGGTCAATTTGGTACAACATATATGTGTACTGAGAAATCAACCAATAATCTTTATGCTTGTAAATCAatacccaaaagaaaacttttgtGTAAAGAAGATTATGAGGATGTTTGGAGAGAAATTCAAATAATGCATCATTTATCAGAGCATCCaaatgtggttagaattaaagGGACTTATGAAGATTCAGTTTTTGTGCATTTGGTTATGGAATTATGTGCAGGTGGAGAATTGTTTGATAGGATTGTTGCAAAAGGTCATTATAGTGAAAGACAAGCTGTTCAATTGATTAAAACTATTGTGGGTGTTGTTCAAGCTTGTCATTCTCTTGGTGTTATGCATAGAGATCTTAAGCCTGAGAATTTCTTGTTTGATACCCCTGCTGAGGATGCCAAGCTTAAGGCCACTGATTTCGGTCTTTCTGTTTTCTATAAACCTG GACAATATTTTAGCGATGTAGTTGGGAGCCCTTACTATGTTGCGCCTGAGGTGTTGTGCAAGCGCTATGGACCTGAAATTGATGTTTGGAGTGCGGGTGTCATCCTATACATTTTACTAAGTGGTGTTCCGCCATTTTGGGCTG AAACCGAGTCAGGAATCTTTAGACAGATCCTTCATGGAAAGCTAGACTTTGAATCTGATCCATGGCCATGTATTTCTGATAGTGCAAAAGATTTGATCCGTAAAATGCTTCAAAGAGACCCTAAGAAGCGAATAACAGCTTATGAAGCTCTCT GTCACCCATGGATTGTGGACGACACTATTGCACCCGATAAACCTTTGGACTCCGCTGTTTTAACGCGTTTGAAACATTTCTCAGCAATGAACAAAGTGAAAAAGATGGCTTTACGG GTAATAGCGGAAAGGCTTTCAGAAGAAGAAATTGGCGGTTTGAAAGAGTTGTTCAAGATGATCGACACCGACAATAGTGGATCGATAACCTTCGAAGAATTGAAAGTTGGTCTCCAAAAAGTGGGGTCTGAAATGATGGAGTCCGACATCAAAGCTCTTATGAATGCT GCCGATATTGACAATAATGGAACCATTGACTATGGAGAATTCCTTGCTGCCACCCTTCACATGAATAAGATGGAGCGGGAGGAGAACTTAGTAGCAGCATTTAAGTACTTCGATAAAGATGGCAGTGGTTATATAACAATTGATGAGCTGCAACAGGCGTGCAAAGAATTTGGTCTAGGTGACGGTCATCTAGATGAAACTATCAAGGAAATCGACCTGGATAAC